The window GAGATTTAGGCGCCACCAAAGAAATAATCCTTACTGAAGCCACTTTAGTTCCCGGCTTCACCCACATGTCGCTATGAATGGTAGGACAAGAAGGCTCTCCAATAAGGTTGAACTTCACAAGTTTTTCCACATCAACCTTAACCACGCCGAAAACCGAAGAGTAGATGTTTATCTTCCCTTCAGAAGGAGATTCATCTCTATACGTATTTTCTCCCATAATGGCATCGGCAAGCATAACGGCAGCTTCGTTTTCGTGAATTTCATCTTCAGAAAGCTCCAAAACGTAAATGTACTCCTTTCCCAATCTTCTAAGCTTTTCTACGTCTTCAGGTCTTATAATGTGTCCCTTTTTAAACGCTCTCCCCTTAAACCCTCTATCAAGATCAACTTCCGTAATGTCGTGAACCAAAACCATTCCTACAGCATCTTCCACCTTAACTTTCTTTTTCATAACACCTCCTAAAAACAGAAATACAGGAAGGAGAAAGATAAAAGTCTGCTTCCCTTCCTTTCTCTATGATGTAGTTCGGAGAGAGAGAAAACGGAAGGTGCAAAACTACGTCACCGCCTAAATCTAAAATTACCACGCTCTTATCCTTCTCTCTGAAAATATCCTTAACTACTGCAGAAATCTTTACAGAATCCTCTAAAGGATTGAGCGCGACGGCAAACGGTAAAATAGAGACAAACACGTTTTCACCTTCTTTTAAATCTTCAGGAAAGTTTTTGGCTCTCAAAATTTGCTTTCTTCTATCTCCCAATCTGACTTCCACGTAACCATCCATTACAAAAACAACTTTTCCAGATAAAAAGCTTTGATGTCCAAGCAGTTTTGCCACCTTTCCATCTATCGGGTTGAAAAACACTTCCACTGGAACTCCTGTTTGCTTTACCTCTCCTTTCTCCATAATTACAACGTAATCGGTAAGCTCAAACACTTCATCAAAATCGTGAGTTACTAAAACCATAGGTATGGAAAACTCACCTACAACTTCCCTAAGCCTTTTATACAACTCCAACTTCAGACTCTTATGGAGGGCAGAAAAAG is drawn from Desulfurobacterium pacificum and contains these coding sequences:
- a CDS encoding ABC transporter ATP-binding protein translates to MLEVSVKKELEGFSLDVQFISEAKSVALFAPSGSGKSLTLQAIAGLLKPDEGRIKVVDRVFFDSSKRFFLPPQKRRVGYLFQDYALFPHMTVWENVSYGCRDEKRVEEVLKMLEIQDIRNRFPREISGGQKQRVALARALAFEPKVLLLDEPFSALHKSLKLELYKRLREVVGEFSIPMVLVTHDFDEVFELTDYVVIMEKGEVKQTGVPVEVFFNPIDGKVAKLLGHQSFLSGKVVFVMDGYVEVRLGDRRKQILRAKNFPEDLKEGENVFVSILPFAVALNPLEDSVKISAVVKDIFREKDKSVVILDLGGDVVLHLPFSLSPNYIIEKGREADFYLSPSCISVFRRCYEKES